The Streptomyces sp. TLI_105 DNA segment GGCGGAGACTTCTACGAGGCCGTCAGGATCCCCGGCGCGGTGCGCGTCATGCTCGGCGACGTCCAGGGGAAGGGGCTCGGCGCCGTCGAGACCGCCTCCGTCCTGCTCGGCTCCTTCCGCGCCGCCGTCAACGAGGCCCGCGACCTCGCGGATCTCGCGGACCGGCTCGACGAGGGCCTCGCCCGCTACGGCGCCTGGGACCCGGACTCCGACGCCGCCGAACGCTTCGCCACCGTCGTCCTGGTGGAGCTCCCCGACGGCCGCGACGTGGCGCGGCTCCTCAGCTGCGGCCACCCCGCCCCGCTGCTCCAGCGGGCGACCGGCGTCGAGCCCGTGCACTTCGCCGACCCCTCGCTGCCCGTCAACCTCGCCGGTCTCGCCGACAGCCACCACCGGATCGAGGAGGTCCCCTTCGGGCCGGGGGACCGGCTGCTCCTCTACACCGACGGCGTCAGCGAGACCCGCGACCGGGCCGGCACCTTCTACCCGCTGGAGCTGCGCCTGCGGGGCTGGGCCCGGGAGCCGGCCGCGGAGCTGCCCGCGCTGCTCCACCGGGACCTCGCCGCCTACGGGGCGGACGGCCTCGACGACGACGTGGCCGCCGTCCTCGTGGTCCGCCCGCCCGCAGTCCCCTGACGGGGCCGCGCCGCTCAGTCGCGCGCCGGCACCGGCCGGAACGTGCCTCCGTACATGGGCAGCTCGATCCGGTCGCCGTAACGGGCGAGCTGGGCCCAGGGCCGGTTGATGCCGGCGGAGCCGTACGTACGGACGCGGGTGACGGTGTCGAGGTCGAGGACGTCGACGAGGACCTCCTCGCCGGTCCCCGCCTGCTGCCGGACGGTCCCCTCCGGGTCGACGATGACGCTGGCGCCGACTCCGGCCGGGTCGGCGGCGTTGACGTTGACGACGTACACCTGGTTGGTCCAGGCGTTGGCCCGGGCGCAGACCAGTTCCATCTCGCGGTCGCGGGTGGTGGTCAGCGTCGGCTGGATGACGACCTCGGCGCCCAGCCAGGCCAGCTGGCGAGCGGTCTCCGGGAACGAACCGTCGTAGCAGATGGCGAGCCCCGCGCGGCCGATGCCGGGCAGGTCGAAGACGACGAACTCGCTGCCGGGCCGCGTCCGCTCGTACGGCTGCCAGGGGAAGACCTTGCGGTAGCGGGCGACGATCTCGCCCGAGGGGGAGACGGCGAGGGCGGTGTTGTAGACGTGGTCGTCGTCGGCCCGCTCGTAGACGCTGCCCGGGACCAGCCAGAGGCCGGTCTCGCGGGCCAGGGCGCGGAGCCGGTCCGTCAGCGGCCCGGGGACCGGTACGGCGGCCTCCCGCATCCACTCCGCGCGGGACCGGAGCAGCGGTGCCTCCGCGGAGAGCAGCAGCTCCGGGACGACGACGAGCTGGACGTGCGGGAAGGTGTCGCGTACCGCGCGGACCTGGTCGGCGAACCGTTCCCAACTGGCCTTCGGGTCGTGGGCGACGGGCGTGGTCTGGAGGGCGGCGAGGGCGAGGGTGCGCATGGGTGTCAGTTCTCCGTGACGGACAGGGCGGTGACGGCCGTGCGGCCGTCCTGGAAGAAACGGCGGTGGCGGATGCGGACGAGCAGCATCACGACGACGCCGAGGACGATCGAGCCGACGCCGAGGAGGAAGACCCCGCCGACTCCGCCGACCGACGTGGACCCGTAGCCGGGGTCGGCCATGTCGTAGGCGCTGCGGACGAAAGCCGCCAGCATCATCAGGCCGCCGGTCGCCGGCAGGACGCCCTTGACCAGCAGGTCGCGCGGGGAGTCCCGCAGCTGCCGGCGGAAGTACCAGGCGCAGGCGAAGCCGGTGACGCCGTAGTAGAAGGCGATGAGGAGGCCGATCGACAGGATGGCGTCGCCGAGGAAGTCGGCGGAGACCAGGGTGAGCAGGACCAGGGCGACGGCCGCCACGGCTCCGCAGAACACGGTCCCGAAGGCGGGGGTGCGGAAGCGCGGGTGCATGCGGCCGAAGGCGGCGGGCAGGGCGCCGTGCGCGCTCATCGAGAGCGTGCTCCGGGGGGTGGAGCCCGCGCAGGTCAGCAGGGCGCCGACGGCCGAGACGGCGATGGCGAGCGTGACGACCCGGCTCGCGGCGCCGCCGAGCACGGTGGGCGCGAGGTGGGTGAGGACGTCGGCCGCGTTCTCCTCGTCGCCGAGTCCGAGCCCGCCGGTGCCGGTCCCGGCGAAGGAGATCGCGGCGAACGCGGTGAAGAGATAGGTGACGAGCAGGACCAGGGTGGAGACGATCGCGGCCCTGCCGGGCGTGCGGCCGCTGTCGACGGTCTCCTCGTTGAAGGTGATCAGGGCGTCCCAGCCCCAGTAGACGAACAGGCAGAGGAGGACCGCCTCGGCGAAGGCGCCGAAGTCGTCGAAGGCGAAGGGGTCGACCCAGCTCGGGGAGGGGGTGGCGGCGCCGTCCCGGGCGAAGGCCGCGACGCCGAAGGCGAGCAGCGCGAGGAGCTGGAGGCCGAGCATCGCGTACTGCACGTGGGCGGCGAGCCGGATGCCCCGGTAGGCGACGACGACGACCAGGGCGAGCAGGAGGACGGCGACGGCGGTCACGGCGAAGGTGCTGCCGGCCGCCGCGTCGAGCCCGAGGAAGGCGAGCAGCGCGGAGGCTCCGACCTGGGCGAGCGCGGTCATCGCGAGGACGGTCGCGACCAGGACCGTCCAGCCGCCCGCCACCCAGCCGACGGCCGGGCCGAACGCCCGCGTGTTCCACACGAAGGTCGTGCCGCAGTCCGGCATGCGCCGGTTCAGCTCCCGGAAGGCGAAGGCCGTGAGGAGGATCGGCACGAAGCCGAGGAGCAGGGCGGCCGGGGCCCGGTCGCCGACCACGAGGGTCACCAGGCCCAGGGTGATCGCGATGCTGTAGGCGGGGGCCACGGAGGCGAGCCCGAGGGCCGTCGTGGCGAGGAGACCGACGGAGTCGCCTCGCAGCCCCTTCCCTGGGGGTGGTGTCGAAGGGGGTGGCGTGTCGGATGCGCGGGTCATGAGGGCCTCCCGGTGAGGGGCGTACGGACGCCCTGTTTCGTTAAACGGAGATTTAATGAATCGCGCGTGGTGCGGTCAAGGACTGGGGCTGTATCTTTTGGTTCCGATTTAGTTCACGAGACGGTGGAGGGGTCCCGGTGGCGCGGAACAAGGACCAGGAGGCCCGGCGCGCCCAGCTGGGCGAGGCCGCGGCACGGGCCCTGCTCAACCGCGGGCTCGAAGGGCTCCGGCTGAGGGACGTCGCCGAGGAGGCCGGGGTCACGCCGGCGGCGGTCCTGTACTACTACGAGGACCTCGACGCCCTGATGTACGAGACCTTCCGGCAGGCCATGGAACGCTTCTGCCGGGAGCGCGAGGCGGCGGCCGAACGGCACGCCGACGCCCGGGAGCGGCTCACCACCTGTATCGCGTCCGGAGTGGCGTCGGGCCCCCAGGACCGGCTGCCCCGACTGCTGTTCGAGTACTGGCCCCGCACGCTCCGCGACCCGAAGGCCGCTGCCCTCGACAGCGTCCTGACGGAGCGCCAGATCGGCGTCTACCAGGGGATCCTGGTCCTCGGCGAGGCCCAGGGCCACTTCACCCTGACGGACCCGGCCCGCCTCGTCGCCGCCAACTTCGTGGCGATGGAGGACGGCTACCAGATGGACGTGCTCGCCGGCCGCCGCTCACCCCGCGAGGTGATCACCGCCCTGCACTCCTATGCCCGCGCGGCGACCGGATACCTGCCGGACGCGCCTTAGGGCCTGTCCGGCAGGCCCTGGTCCGCCGGAGAGACCCCGAGGGTGCCCTGCCGATCAGGGCCGGCCGCCCCTGGGGCCCCGTGTCCTCCCAAACGTCGTGCCCGGGGCGGCTTGTGTCGTTGCCGCCCGGTTGAGCGTCCCGTGCGCCGTTCGTGCGCTCTGGTCGCTCCGTTCCCGGTACGTGAGGCTTGCGACCGTCCGCAGAGCGGACCGCCAGCAGCCCAGTCGAGAGGAAACGGGTGCCCGTGCCCCAGGACAGCCCCTTCGCCAACGGATCGTCCGAAGAGTTCCCCGGCTTCCCGGGCACCACGACGGTCCTCACCGCGGCCGAGGCCTCCCGCCTCACCGGTCGTGGCCCCTGGGCCGCCGACGGCACCGTCGACCCGGACGTCGTCCGCCTCGGCCGGACCCTGGCCACCGCCCTCCTGAACGGAAGCGGCGACGCCCCCCCGGGCCCTGCTCCCCGCCGCACTCGCCGCGCGCGTCGAGGAGGTACGGGGCCTCGCCCTGCCCGCGTACCACCGCATCGAGGCCACGGACGGCATCCGCCTCTCCGCCCTCAGCCTCCGGCAGTCGGCCCCCGGCCCCCACCCGCTCGTCGTCGTCCCGGCCGGCTGGACCCCCTACGGCTGGCCGCTGTTCCTCTGGTCCTACCTGGACCTCGCCCGCAGGGGCTACCACGTCCTCGCCTACACGCCCCGCGGCCTCGGCATCCCCGGACTGCCCTCCACCTCCGAAGGCTTCGTCGACGTCGCGGGGCCCCACGGCTGGGCCGACGGCTCCGCCGTCATCGACTTCGCGATCGAGTACCTCGCCCCGAGCGCGATCGGCTTCCTCGGCGAGTCCTACGGCTCCGGCATCAGCCAGCTCGTCGCCGCCCACGACGACCGCGTCACCGCCGTCGTCGCCCTCAGCACCTGGGGGAACCTCGCCACCAGCCTCTACGCCCACGGAACCCGCCACCTCGCGGCCGTGAAGGCCCTCCTCGCGCTCACCGGCGGCCCGGTGGAGACCAAGTTCGACAAGGCGAACCAGGAGATCCTGGCCGACTTCCTCGCCGACCGGAACCTCGACCGGATCGTCGAGTGGGGCCGGCTGCGCGCCCCCGAGTCGTACCTCCACCTCACCAACGAGAACGAGACCCCCACCTTCTTCTCGAACACCTGGCACGAGGGCCTCTTCGCCGTCAACCAGCTCCTGGAGACCTTCGACGGCCTCGAGGTCCCCAAGCGGCTCAACCTCTGGATCGGCGACCACGCCGCCCCCGAGGGCCCGGGACTCGTCGGCACGGAGCCCGGCAGGGCGAACCTCCCCCTGACCGAGGCGTACGCCTGGCTCGACCATCACCTCAAGGGCGAGCGCAACGGCGTCGAGGAGTGGGAACAGGTCTGCGGTCAGGTGATGTTCACGTACGTCACCGAACCCGTCCTCGACCCCGGCACCGGCGAGCCCACCGGCGAGAACCGCATCGTCGAAGAGGCCTCCCGGGAGAGCCGCGCCGACTGGAGCCGGGTCACCACCGGCGTCGAGGTCTTCGGCCTCACCGGCGACGGCGCCGGCGGCACCGACGGCCGACTCCTCCCCGCGGGCGAGACGACGGCTCCCTCGGAGGTCATCGGCTGGCGCCGCGCGTTCCTCGCGGGCGTGGACACCGAGGCCACCGCCATGGACGGCCTCATGCGGACCGGTCAGGCGGAACGCGCCGGCAGCCCCAAGACCTACGACACCCGCAAGATCGACCGCCGGCACGCCGTCGTCTGGACCACCGCACCGCTCACCCCCCTGGCGGGCGACGGCGCGGCCGGCCGCCGCGTCCGGGGCGTCCCGCGGCTGCGCCTCACGGTCCGCTCCACGGCCGGCTCCGCCGGTCTCGTCGCCCATCTCTTCGACGTCGCCGAGGACGGCACGGCCCGGATCATCACCCACGAGCCGCTCAACGTGTACGGGCTGACGCCCGACCAGGACCGCACCGTGACCTGGCGGCTCCAGGCCGCCGCGTACGACATCGCCCCGGGACACCGTCTGATGCTGGTGGTCGACAGCAAGGACCCGCTGTACGGGGACGCCTCCGTGACCTGGACGCAGACCGTCCTCAGCTCCCCGGAGGAAGCACCGGCCTTCCTGGAATTGCCCCTGGGCTGAAGCCGCGTGCGCCGCCGCGGGTGCCCGGGTCCTCGGGCACCCGCAACGAGAGGTCACACCGCCGGCGCGAGCCCCAGATGCTCCCGCAGCGTCGTCCCCGTGTACGCCGTCCGGTACACGCCCCGCTCCTGGAGCTCCGGCACGAGCAGCTCCACGATGTCGTCGAGTCCGTCCGGCACCAGGTACGGCGAGACGTTGAAGCCGTCGACGGCGCCGTACCGGGCGAACCGGGCGAACTTCTCCGCGAGCCCGGCCGGGGTGCCGACGTGCCCGCGCTGCGGACCGAGCTCGATGACCGTCTCGCGCAGCGACCAGCCGTTGGCGTCGGCCTTCGCCCGCCACTCGGCCACTACCTCCAGGGTTTCGCCCAGCTGGCGGGTGCCGAACTTCCCCCTGTCCTCGGCGACCACCGGATCCTCGGCGGGCAGCGGGCCGTCCGCGTCCCGCCCGGACAGGTCGAAGCCCCACAGCCGGCTCGCGATGCCCAGCGCGACGGCGGGCGTGACCTGTTCGAGGCGGACCCAACGGGCCTTCTCCTCCGCCTCCTTCTCGGTGGCCCCGATGACGATCTCCGTGCCCGGCAGGATCCGCAGGGCGTCCTCCCGCCGCCCGGCCGCCCGCAGCCGGCCCCGGATGTCCTCGGCGAAGGCCAGCGCGTCGTCGAAGTCCGTACCGTGCGCGGAGAAGATCACGTCCGCGTTGCGGGCCGCGAAGTCCCGCCCCTCGCCGGAATCGCCCGCCTGGAAGATCACCGGATGCCCCTGCGCGCTGCGCGGCAGCGTCGGCGCCAGATCGACGTCGAAGTGGTCGGTCCGCGACCGTACGCGTCCCACCGCACCCGGCACCGACCAGGACCGGGACTCGGCGGAACCGGCGACCGCGCCCTCCGCCCAGCCGTTCCACACGGCGCGCGCGACGGAGAGGAACTCCTCGGCGCGCCGGTAGCGGTCGGCGTGGTCGAGGAAGCCGCCCCGCCGGAAGTTCTCGCCGGTCCAGGCGTTGTGGGTGGTCACCACGTTCCAGCCGGCCCGGCCGCCGGAGAGCAGGTCGAGTCCCGCGAGCCGCCGGGCGAGGTCGCCGGGCTCGTTGAAGGTGGTGTTGGACGTGGAGACGAGACCGATCCGTTCGGTCGCGGCGGCGAGCGCCGACAGCTGGGTGATCGAGTCCGGGCGGCCGGCGACGTCCAGCTCGTGGATGCCGCCCTCCGACTCGCGCAGCCGCAGGCCGTCCCCGAGGAAGAACGCGTCGAAGAGTCCGCGCTCGGCGGTCCTGGCCACCCGCAGGAAGGACGCCGGATCGATCTGGGAACCGCTGGACGGGTCCGACCAGATCGTCCAGTGGTTGACGCCC contains these protein-coding regions:
- a CDS encoding CocE/NonD family hydrolase C-terminal non-catalytic domain-containing protein, producing MRLSALSLRQSAPGPHPLVVVPAGWTPYGWPLFLWSYLDLARRGYHVLAYTPRGLGIPGLPSTSEGFVDVAGPHGWADGSAVIDFAIEYLAPSAIGFLGESYGSGISQLVAAHDDRVTAVVALSTWGNLATSLYAHGTRHLAAVKALLALTGGPVETKFDKANQEILADFLADRNLDRIVEWGRLRAPESYLHLTNENETPTFFSNTWHEGLFAVNQLLETFDGLEVPKRLNLWIGDHAAPEGPGLVGTEPGRANLPLTEAYAWLDHHLKGERNGVEEWEQVCGQVMFTYVTEPVLDPGTGEPTGENRIVEEASRESRADWSRVTTGVEVFGLTGDGAGGTDGRLLPAGETTAPSEVIGWRRAFLAGVDTEATAMDGLMRTGQAERAGSPKTYDTRKIDRRHAVVWTTAPLTPLAGDGAAGRRVRGVPRLRLTVRSTAGSAGLVAHLFDVAEDGTARIITHEPLNVYGLTPDQDRTVTWRLQAAAYDIAPGHRLMLVVDSKDPLYGDASVTWTQTVLSSPEEAPAFLELPLG
- a CDS encoding APC family permease; protein product: MTRASDTPPPSTPPPGKGLRGDSVGLLATTALGLASVAPAYSIAITLGLVTLVVGDRAPAALLLGFVPILLTAFAFRELNRRMPDCGTTFVWNTRAFGPAVGWVAGGWTVLVATVLAMTALAQVGASALLAFLGLDAAAGSTFAVTAVAVLLLALVVVVAYRGIRLAAHVQYAMLGLQLLALLAFGVAAFARDGAATPSPSWVDPFAFDDFGAFAEAVLLCLFVYWGWDALITFNEETVDSGRTPGRAAIVSTLVLLVTYLFTAFAAISFAGTGTGGLGLGDEENAADVLTHLAPTVLGGAASRVVTLAIAVSAVGALLTCAGSTPRSTLSMSAHGALPAAFGRMHPRFRTPAFGTVFCGAVAAVALVLLTLVSADFLGDAILSIGLLIAFYYGVTGFACAWYFRRQLRDSPRDLLVKGVLPATGGLMMLAAFVRSAYDMADPGYGSTSVGGVGGVFLLGVGSIVLGVVVMLLVRIRHRRFFQDGRTAVTALSVTEN
- a CDS encoding NtaA/DmoA family FMN-dependent monooxygenase (This protein belongs to a clade of FMN-dependent monooxygenases, within a broader family of flavin-dependent oxidoreductases, the luciferase-like monooxygenase (LMM) family, some of whose members use coenzyme F420 rather than FMN.); its protein translation is MTRADVNDVPRPDAQLHFGVFFQGVNHWTIWSDPSSGSQIDPASFLRVARTAERGLFDAFFLGDGLRLRESEGGIHELDVAGRPDSITQLSALAAATERIGLVSTSNTTFNEPGDLARRLAGLDLLSGGRAGWNVVTTHNAWTGENFRRGGFLDHADRYRRAEEFLSVARAVWNGWAEGAVAGSAESRSWSVPGAVGRVRSRTDHFDVDLAPTLPRSAQGHPVIFQAGDSGEGRDFAARNADVIFSAHGTDFDDALAFAEDIRGRLRAAGRREDALRILPGTEIVIGATEKEAEEKARWVRLEQVTPAVALGIASRLWGFDLSGRDADGPLPAEDPVVAEDRGKFGTRQLGETLEVVAEWRAKADANGWSLRETVIELGPQRGHVGTPAGLAEKFARFARYGAVDGFNVSPYLVPDGLDDIVELLVPELQERGVYRTAYTGTTLREHLGLAPAV
- a CDS encoding PP2C family protein-serine/threonine phosphatase; this encodes MPAAGHRRPPGTATRTQFNLGRALPFLVLVLTVAADLLTPDRERFDRLLVAAPALAAVTWSVRGTVGIGLLAMVVRVLLDPTREVTTATELIASETVLAAATAAAAWVSQVRARYERDLREVTAVAEVVQRVVLRPLPERLGRFDLHLLYVAAAAKARIGGDFYEAVRIPGAVRVMLGDVQGKGLGAVETASVLLGSFRAAVNEARDLADLADRLDEGLARYGAWDPDSDAAERFATVVLVELPDGRDVARLLSCGHPAPLLQRATGVEPVHFADPSLPVNLAGLADSHHRIEEVPFGPGDRLLLYTDGVSETRDRAGTFYPLELRLRGWAREPAAELPALLHRDLAAYGADGLDDDVAAVLVVRPPAVP
- a CDS encoding carbon-nitrogen hydrolase family protein, whose product is MRTLALAALQTTPVAHDPKASWERFADQVRAVRDTFPHVQLVVVPELLLSAEAPLLRSRAEWMREAAVPVPGPLTDRLRALARETGLWLVPGSVYERADDDHVYNTALAVSPSGEIVARYRKVFPWQPYERTRPGSEFVVFDLPGIGRAGLAICYDGSFPETARQLAWLGAEVVIQPTLTTTRDREMELVCARANAWTNQVYVVNVNAADPAGVGASVIVDPEGTVRQQAGTGEEVLVDVLDLDTVTRVRTYGSAGINRPWAQLARYGDRIELPMYGGTFRPVPARD
- a CDS encoding TetR/AcrR family transcriptional regulator, with translation MARNKDQEARRAQLGEAAARALLNRGLEGLRLRDVAEEAGVTPAAVLYYYEDLDALMYETFRQAMERFCREREAAAERHADARERLTTCIASGVASGPQDRLPRLLFEYWPRTLRDPKAAALDSVLTERQIGVYQGILVLGEAQGHFTLTDPARLVAANFVAMEDGYQMDVLAGRRSPREVITALHSYARAATGYLPDAP